The genomic region GCAATCGGGTTACGCCCTGCTGGTGAACCTGATCTTTCCAGGCACGGGCAGCGGGCTTTTCCAATACTGGGTGGGCCGGGGTCCGGTCCAGCACGACCAGGCGGAATTGGACAAGCTGATCGAACTCTTCATCCTGAGCAAAAACGAGGTTGTGCCCCCCACGCGCAGGATGCCGGTGATCTTCACGCCTTTTTCCCTGTTTGCCCTGTTGTCGCGTTTTTCCGCGGCTGCGTCTCCGGTTAGCATCTACAACCAGGTTTCGCCGCTCTGCGGAAAGCTCGGACACAAGATCGTCTCGGATAAGCTCAGCCTTTGGCAGGATCCCCTCGATCCAGACCAACCCAATCCCACGGCCATCGATGCGGAAGGAACGCCCACCCGCAAGCTCGCTTTCATCGACAAAGGCGTATTCACAGCCTTCCCCACCGACCTGAATTACGCCTCAAAGCTGAATCTGGAGCCCAACGGCTGTGGCGTGCGCCATTCCGTGGAGGCCCTTCCATCGGCCCAGAACCTGGGTACGATCATTGGCACTGGTGACGCTTCCCTGGAAGAAATGATCTCCTGCCTGCGGGAAGGTTTGCTCGTTTTCAATCTGATGGGCGCGCATTCCGGAAACGTGTTGCACGGCGATTATTCTGTGGGCGTGTCCACGGGGTTCATGATCGAAAACGGCAGGATCACAGGCCGGGTAAAAGATTGCCTGCTATCCGGCAATGCCT from Candidatus Syntrophosphaera sp. harbors:
- a CDS encoding TldD/PmbA family protein — protein: MEKLLKLASQAADQAEVYYVEGSEDSIEFNNGKLDKADSALSSGIALRVIKDGKMGLAHTRNLLDREALVRQALASAANGVEVNFQMPRTANLPATVAFDPRVEKLAKQDVVAQGARLVEYVAGRVQGQVNVNISYEIDRSGIMNTAGTDLSERQSGYALLVNLIFPGTGSGLFQYWVGRGPVQHDQAELDKLIELFILSKNEVVPPTRRMPVIFTPFSLFALLSRFSAAASPVSIYNQVSPLCGKLGHKIVSDKLSLWQDPLDPDQPNPTAIDAEGTPTRKLAFIDKGVFTAFPTDLNYASKLNLEPNGCGVRHSVEALPSAQNLGTIIGTGDASLEEMISCLREGLLVFNLMGAHSGNVLHGDYSVGVSTGFMIENGRITGRVKDCLLSGNAYETLSNIEAIENKHTKFGSHKIPSIICKDVSVAGK